A genomic segment from Lignipirellula cremea encodes:
- a CDS encoding thiamine phosphate synthase has translation MTNEPSPDPAQEPSTPIWRILDANANRAAEGLRVIEDYLRFALDDGLLSGGVKNLRHDLAEAISTLPSRELHAARESQQDVGASLATPSEYRRESLPAIAAANFKRAEQSFRALEEYAKPVSVELARKMESLRYRLYTLEKAVSSLEQAGERLADCRLYVLLDGRVDSRAFEQMANQLIAGGAAILQLRDKRLSDRVLLERALQLRALTRAAGVLFIMNDRPDLAVLSQADGVHLGQDELTVKQARTIVGPQRLIGVSTHSLEQARTAVLEGADYIGVGPTFPSTTKQFASFPGVDLLRQVAAEIRLPAYAIGGITLDNLDQVQAAGFPRVAVSGAILQASSPQTAAAQWRSRLAAND, from the coding sequence ATGACGAATGAGCCCTCGCCCGATCCCGCCCAAGAACCGTCGACGCCGATCTGGCGAATCCTCGACGCGAATGCCAATCGAGCGGCCGAAGGACTGCGGGTGATTGAGGATTATTTGCGGTTCGCCCTGGACGATGGATTACTGTCAGGCGGCGTCAAGAACCTGCGGCACGATCTGGCGGAGGCGATCTCTACCTTGCCATCGCGGGAACTCCATGCGGCGCGGGAGAGCCAGCAGGATGTGGGCGCCAGCCTGGCGACGCCGAGCGAGTATCGGCGGGAGTCCTTGCCGGCGATCGCGGCCGCTAATTTCAAACGGGCCGAGCAATCGTTCCGGGCCCTGGAAGAATACGCCAAGCCAGTGAGCGTCGAGCTGGCGCGCAAGATGGAGTCGTTGCGGTACCGGTTGTACACGCTGGAGAAAGCCGTCTCGTCCCTGGAACAAGCCGGAGAAAGACTGGCCGACTGCCGGCTGTATGTGCTGCTCGACGGACGGGTCGACAGCCGGGCGTTTGAACAGATGGCGAACCAGCTGATCGCCGGCGGGGCGGCCATTCTGCAGCTCCGCGACAAACGGCTGAGCGATCGCGTGCTGCTGGAACGGGCTCTGCAGTTGCGAGCGCTGACCCGGGCGGCCGGCGTGCTGTTCATCATGAACGATCGGCCCGACCTCGCCGTTTTGTCGCAAGCCGACGGCGTGCACCTGGGGCAGGACGAGCTGACCGTGAAACAGGCCCGGACGATCGTTGGCCCGCAACGGTTGATTGGCGTTTCCACCCATTCGCTGGAACAGGCGCGAACCGCGGTGCTGGAAGGCGCCGACTATATCGGAGTGGGGCCGACGTTCCCTTCCACAACCAAGCAGTTTGCCAGCTTTCCCGGCGTCGATTTGCTACGGCAAGTCGCGGCGGAGATCCGACTGCCGGCGTACGCCATCGGCGGGATTACGCTGGACAACCTCGACCAGGTCCAGGCGGCCGGATTCCCCCGCGTAGCCGTCAGCGGAGCGATCCTGCAGGCGTCATCGCCCCAAACGGCCGCCGCCCAGTGGCGATCCCGGCTGGCAGCAAACGACTAG
- a CDS encoding P-II family nitrogen regulator — protein MKQVVAIIKPYLAEKVLDGLKRAPLEAIHVREVKGYGRQKSYLDQYGENEYSMAFLPKVEIVLWVDDLRVDEIVRKIVEVARTGRMGDGKIFVTSVDSFATIMEMGEQES, from the coding sequence GTGAAGCAAGTCGTCGCCATCATCAAGCCGTATCTGGCCGAAAAAGTGTTGGACGGCCTGAAAAGGGCTCCGCTGGAAGCGATCCACGTCCGCGAGGTCAAAGGCTACGGCCGCCAGAAAAGCTATCTCGACCAGTACGGCGAAAACGAGTACTCGATGGCTTTTCTCCCCAAAGTCGAGATCGTGCTCTGGGTCGACGACCTTCGCGTTGATGAAATCGTCCGCAAAATTGTCGAAGTCGCCCGGACGGGACGGATGGGCGACGGCAAAATATTTGTAACATCGGTCGACTCGTTCGCCACTATCATGGAGATGGGCGAGCAGGAAAGCTGA
- a CDS encoding 2Fe-2S iron-sulfur cluster-binding protein, translated as MPIVKFINEKKEIEVPEGANLRKEALKAGVNLYQGINGWGASINKYVNCWGLGMCGSCHVLIKKGMENTNDMTMMENVRLKMTPDPIAMASYLGNEKEMRLACCCQVKGDIEVETGPETNLFGENFFS; from the coding sequence ATGCCGATTGTGAAATTCATCAACGAAAAGAAGGAAATTGAAGTTCCCGAAGGCGCGAATCTGCGCAAAGAAGCACTCAAGGCCGGAGTGAATCTTTATCAGGGAATCAATGGCTGGGGAGCCAGCATCAATAAATATGTCAACTGCTGGGGCCTGGGCATGTGCGGTTCCTGCCACGTGCTGATCAAAAAAGGGATGGAAAACACCAACGATATGACCATGATGGAAAACGTGCGCCTGAAAATGACGCCCGATCCCATCGCCATGGCGTCGTACCTGGGTAACGAAAAAGAGATGCGGCTGGCCTGCTGCTGCCAGGTCAAAGGCGACATCGAAGTCGAAACGGGCCCCGAGACGAATCTGTTTGGCGAGAACTTTTTCAGCTAA
- a CDS encoding VWA domain-containing protein, with amino-acid sequence MLAALEFSYPLHLWALAAAPLVAWLAWRSPRAMSTSVRATLAACRTLLAVLLILALAGPHWRSPAVDGTIVLAIDRSPSAAAGDTAALAGLTTPASETSADIPPAIVRTGFAGTAWTETNAPGATTGTKPVEPDSRPGPAVAAALAMLPGDQNGKVVLATDGLQTSGDLLSLAVQSRQPIDTALLSAFALPEAAVLDITAPASARPLSPVPLQITVIANRPGQAQIRLSRNGQQLAELPLTLGPEPTSVFHLDQMPLTDDAVYTAELIGAEDQEPANNRRRTVVAAAPPQRALLVSGEAMAETASAASLSQGWATQGLATETASVEQLAAGLSLDAYDLLFLSGVAAARLPEEQWQAIEKFVQSGGGLLVAGGESVFGREALTGSPLEQLAPVDAAPPIERRETVLAMALVIDKSASMEEERRMQLAKSGAKRVVELLGPEDKVGLLAFGSESQWVSPIATLDDKASVLARIDRLQSEGRTNMYPALARAYLALEQTDADQRHVILLTDGVSTPGDFGQIARKMAASGIGVSTVSVSQGADQTILRDIARIAGGVHRHCDKPEDLGDIVVEAAAEAAAVTEASDFQPYILQSLPGLELTAAPPLAGYARTRPKADGESLLLTPAGDPLLSWRRLGAGTVIAFTADLNGPATARFRNWDGYPAFWLRLARLGARSDLQSGVACSLYGDPDQLRLNVEAITSGVKVSSFRDDLQGVALLRGQTDQGEIVEQEMPLAQVAPGRYEARWPHPAPGVYTAQVELTGWDNVPLQMRCGSAVDYPRELRLAAASTDLLAAVAAASGGVYQPDLKRLGEVPQGSATRLCSLAPWLLLLGAIVLLGETACRRGSNLLPG; translated from the coding sequence ATGCTTGCCGCTCTTGAATTTTCATACCCGCTCCACCTGTGGGCCCTGGCGGCGGCGCCTTTGGTTGCCTGGCTGGCGTGGCGCTCTCCCAGGGCGATGTCGACAAGCGTCAGGGCGACACTCGCCGCTTGCCGCACGCTGCTGGCCGTGCTGTTGATCCTGGCCCTTGCCGGTCCGCACTGGCGGAGCCCGGCTGTCGACGGAACGATCGTGCTGGCAATCGACCGCAGCCCTTCCGCCGCCGCGGGCGACACGGCCGCGCTTGCAGGACTGACAACCCCGGCCAGCGAGACATCCGCCGACATCCCCCCCGCTATCGTGCGCACCGGCTTCGCGGGAACCGCCTGGACGGAAACGAACGCACCGGGCGCGACCACGGGGACGAAACCTGTCGAGCCTGACAGCCGGCCCGGACCGGCCGTGGCGGCCGCCTTGGCGATGCTGCCGGGAGACCAGAACGGCAAGGTGGTGCTGGCGACCGACGGCCTGCAGACGTCGGGCGATCTGCTTTCCCTGGCGGTGCAGTCCCGGCAGCCGATCGATACCGCCCTGCTCTCTGCGTTTGCCCTGCCGGAAGCGGCCGTCCTGGATATCACGGCCCCGGCCAGCGCTCGTCCGCTGTCCCCCGTTCCGCTGCAAATCACCGTGATCGCCAATCGCCCCGGCCAGGCCCAGATCCGTTTATCGCGAAACGGACAACAGCTGGCCGAATTGCCACTGACCCTGGGGCCGGAACCAACCAGTGTCTTCCACCTCGACCAGATGCCGCTGACCGACGACGCCGTTTATACGGCCGAATTGATCGGCGCCGAGGACCAGGAGCCGGCCAACAACCGCCGCCGGACGGTCGTCGCCGCCGCACCGCCGCAGAGGGCGCTGCTGGTGTCGGGCGAGGCAATGGCAGAAACCGCGAGCGCGGCGTCGCTGTCCCAGGGCTGGGCGACCCAGGGCCTGGCGACTGAAACGGCTTCCGTCGAACAGTTGGCCGCCGGCTTGTCGCTGGACGCCTATGACCTGCTGTTTCTTTCCGGCGTGGCCGCGGCCCGTTTGCCGGAGGAGCAGTGGCAAGCGATTGAAAAATTTGTGCAGTCCGGCGGAGGCCTGCTGGTTGCCGGCGGAGAGTCGGTTTTTGGCAGGGAAGCCCTGACAGGTTCGCCACTGGAACAGCTGGCCCCGGTCGATGCGGCCCCGCCGATCGAACGCCGCGAGACGGTGCTGGCGATGGCGCTGGTCATCGACAAATCCGCCTCAATGGAAGAGGAACGCCGGATGCAGCTGGCCAAGTCAGGCGCCAAACGCGTCGTGGAACTGCTGGGGCCAGAAGACAAGGTCGGCCTGCTGGCGTTCGGCAGCGAATCGCAATGGGTCAGTCCGATCGCCACGCTGGACGACAAGGCCAGCGTGCTGGCCCGCATCGACCGGCTGCAGTCCGAGGGACGCACCAACATGTACCCGGCCCTGGCCCGCGCGTACCTGGCGCTGGAGCAAACCGACGCTGACCAGCGGCATGTGATTCTGCTGACCGATGGCGTTTCTACGCCGGGCGATTTTGGCCAGATCGCCCGGAAGATGGCGGCGTCGGGCATTGGCGTGTCGACCGTTTCCGTTAGCCAGGGAGCCGATCAGACGATCCTGCGCGATATCGCCCGGATCGCCGGCGGCGTGCATCGCCATTGCGACAAACCGGAAGACCTGGGCGACATTGTCGTCGAAGCGGCGGCTGAAGCGGCCGCGGTGACCGAGGCCAGCGACTTTCAGCCGTACATCCTGCAGTCGCTTCCCGGCCTGGAGCTGACGGCCGCCCCGCCGCTGGCTGGCTACGCTCGCACGCGACCCAAGGCCGACGGGGAATCGCTGTTGCTCACGCCGGCGGGCGATCCGCTGCTGAGCTGGCGCCGGCTGGGCGCCGGGACGGTGATTGCTTTCACGGCCGACCTGAACGGACCGGCCACGGCTCGCTTCCGCAACTGGGACGGCTATCCCGCGTTCTGGCTGCGTCTGGCCCGGCTGGGCGCCCGGAGCGATCTGCAATCCGGCGTTGCTTGCTCCCTGTACGGCGACCCCGACCAGTTGCGGCTGAACGTCGAGGCGATTACCTCGGGCGTCAAGGTGTCGTCTTTTCGCGACGACCTGCAGGGTGTCGCCTTGCTGCGCGGGCAAACCGACCAGGGAGAGATTGTCGAGCAGGAAATGCCGCTGGCCCAGGTGGCGCCTGGGCGCTATGAAGCGAGGTGGCCCCATCCGGCGCCTGGCGTGTATACGGCCCAGGTGGAGCTGACCGGCTGGGACAATGTCCCGCTGCAGATGCGGTGCGGGAGCGCGGTTGACTATCCGCGAGAATTACGGCTGGCGGCCGCATCAACCGACCTGCTGGCCGCCGTCGCTGCGGCTTCGGGCGGCGTTTACCAGCCCGACCTCAAGCGACTGGGCGAGGTTCCGCAGGGCAGCGCCACGCGGTTGTGCTCGCTGGCCCCCTGGCTGCTGTTGCTGGGGGCGATCGTCCTGCTGGGAGAAACGGCCTGCCGGCGGGGGAGTAATCTCCTGCCGGGCTAA
- a CDS encoding M28 family peptidase, which produces MWKWRTNRILGPGAALLMALVLLTSVCCQKSGAAPAERYRAVPFDGKRAMEHLVAICAIGRRVSGTEGMQQQQQMLEKYFTDLGAQVEMQAFPIRHPLDGSPVELANMIVHWHPEKKERILLCAHYDTRPFPDRDPKNKQGVFVGANDGASGVALLMELGLYMKDLKSPFGVDFILFDGEELVYSDLRDSYFLGSEYFAGQYVSNPPDYRYRAGLLVDMVGDADLQIYQERNSLSYAPTMVRDVWTIAKELGVREFVPRPRHTVRDDHLALNRTAKIPTIDLIDFDYPRPGYAYSYWHTQADVPDNCSADSLEKVGKVVHEWLRRLEDKPMR; this is translated from the coding sequence ATGTGGAAATGGAGAACCAACCGTATCCTGGGACCAGGTGCGGCGTTGCTGATGGCGCTGGTCCTGTTGACCTCGGTCTGTTGCCAGAAAAGCGGAGCCGCTCCGGCCGAGCGTTATCGGGCGGTTCCCTTCGACGGGAAACGGGCGATGGAGCATCTGGTCGCCATCTGTGCGATCGGCAGGCGCGTTTCCGGCACCGAGGGCATGCAACAGCAGCAGCAGATGCTGGAAAAATACTTTACTGACCTGGGCGCCCAGGTCGAAATGCAAGCGTTCCCGATCCGCCACCCGCTGGACGGTTCGCCGGTCGAACTGGCCAACATGATCGTGCACTGGCATCCGGAGAAAAAAGAACGCATTCTCCTTTGCGCCCATTACGACACCCGCCCCTTCCCGGATCGCGACCCCAAAAACAAGCAGGGCGTATTTGTCGGCGCCAACGATGGAGCCAGCGGAGTCGCCCTGTTGATGGAACTGGGCCTGTACATGAAGGATCTGAAAAGCCCCTTTGGCGTCGACTTTATCCTGTTCGACGGCGAAGAGCTGGTTTACAGCGATCTGCGCGACAGCTACTTTCTGGGGTCCGAGTATTTCGCCGGCCAGTACGTTTCCAATCCGCCCGACTATCGTTACCGGGCCGGGTTGCTGGTCGACATGGTCGGCGACGCGGACCTGCAGATTTACCAGGAACGGAACAGCTTGAGCTACGCGCCCACCATGGTCCGCGATGTCTGGACCATCGCCAAAGAGCTGGGCGTTCGCGAATTTGTGCCGCGGCCCCGCCATACGGTGCGCGACGATCACCTCGCCTTGAACCGCACCGCCAAAATACCGACGATCGACCTGATCGACTTCGATTACCCGCGACCCGGCTACGCTTACTCCTACTGGCATACGCAAGCCGACGTGCCCGATAACTGCTCCGCCGATTCCCTTGAAAAGGTCGGCAAGGTCGTCCATGAATGGCTCCGCCGCCTGGAAGACAAACCGATGCGCTAA
- a CDS encoding CCA tRNA nucleotidyltransferase codes for MPESPEASRLFAVEVVRILRDAGYEACWAGGCVRDQLLGKTPKDYDVATSARPEQVRSVFGRSRTIPIGAAFGVMTVLGPREANPIEVATFREDSDYSDGRRPDRVAYSTAEADAQRRDFTINGLFFDPLEERVIDYIDGQRDLHDGVVKAIGDPYERIAEDKLRMLRAIRFTANFRFTMDEATWQAVRREAPLIHKVSPERIAAELRRMLVNGQRATALLLLRDSRLLAEILPESEDVFAEGTDDQGDAPSRWTTTLALLDALREPTFSVGLAALFFEICEQGRTCRPAEAACRRWRLSNEESKGALFLLQHALTVVAAQRMPWSQVQRLLVSPRAAELVDFAAAVGQVISGEQAGVALCRERLAWPAEELNPPTLLTGNELKAAGVPTGPYYKALLDAVRDAQLDGQILTAEDAAAFAHQHWSQLQGKPG; via the coding sequence ATGCCTGAGTCGCCTGAGGCATCCCGCCTGTTTGCCGTCGAAGTGGTGCGAATCTTGCGCGACGCCGGTTACGAAGCCTGCTGGGCCGGCGGCTGCGTGCGCGATCAACTTCTGGGAAAAACGCCCAAGGATTACGATGTCGCCACTAGCGCGCGCCCGGAACAGGTGCGTTCCGTGTTTGGCCGTTCGCGGACGATTCCCATTGGAGCGGCCTTTGGCGTGATGACGGTGCTGGGCCCGCGCGAGGCGAACCCGATCGAAGTTGCTACCTTTCGCGAGGATAGCGATTATAGCGACGGCCGGCGGCCTGACCGCGTTGCCTACAGCACGGCCGAAGCCGACGCCCAGCGGCGTGATTTCACCATTAATGGCCTGTTCTTTGACCCGCTGGAAGAACGCGTCATCGATTACATCGACGGGCAACGCGATCTGCACGACGGCGTGGTGAAAGCAATTGGCGACCCGTACGAACGAATCGCCGAAGATAAACTGCGCATGCTCCGGGCGATCCGCTTCACCGCGAATTTCCGCTTTACCATGGACGAAGCGACCTGGCAGGCCGTGCGTCGCGAGGCTCCGCTGATCCACAAAGTCAGTCCCGAAAGGATCGCCGCCGAGCTGCGACGCATGCTGGTCAACGGACAGCGGGCGACGGCGCTGCTGCTACTGCGTGACTCCCGGCTGCTGGCGGAAATCCTGCCGGAAAGCGAAGACGTTTTTGCGGAGGGAACCGACGACCAGGGGGACGCGCCCAGTCGCTGGACGACGACGCTCGCCCTGCTCGATGCGCTGCGCGAGCCCACGTTTTCCGTCGGCCTCGCGGCGCTGTTCTTTGAGATCTGCGAGCAGGGTCGCACCTGCCGGCCGGCCGAGGCGGCATGCCGCCGCTGGCGACTGTCGAACGAAGAAAGCAAAGGGGCCCTGTTCCTGCTGCAGCATGCGCTCACGGTGGTCGCCGCCCAGCGCATGCCCTGGTCGCAAGTGCAGCGGTTACTGGTATCGCCCAGGGCGGCGGAACTGGTTGATTTCGCCGCCGCGGTCGGCCAGGTGATATCGGGCGAACAGGCCGGGGTGGCGCTCTGCCGCGAACGCCTGGCCTGGCCGGCGGAAGAACTTAACCCGCCGACCCTTTTGACCGGAAATGAACTCAAGGCCGCCGGCGTTCCCACCGGTCCGTATTACAAAGCGTTGCTCGATGCGGTTCGCGATGCGCAGCTGGACGGACAGATCCTCACCGCCGAAGATGCAGCTGCATTCGCCCATCAACACTGGTCGCAGCTGCAGGGGAAACCAGGCTGA
- a CDS encoding rhodanese-like domain-containing protein, producing the protein MTDQKEFPLEINVHQVKQLRDGGEEFLLLDCREPSEYEAVKIEGSKHLPMGETPSRLEELEAFRNGRIVVHCHHGGRSMKVTSFLRDQGFAGAQNMEGGIDQWSLEIDPSLPRY; encoded by the coding sequence ATGACTGACCAGAAAGAGTTCCCGCTGGAGATTAATGTTCACCAGGTAAAACAGCTGCGTGATGGCGGCGAAGAGTTTTTACTGCTGGACTGCCGGGAACCGTCCGAATACGAAGCGGTGAAAATCGAAGGATCCAAGCACCTGCCCATGGGCGAAACGCCCAGCCGTCTGGAAGAACTGGAAGCGTTCCGCAACGGCCGGATCGTCGTTCATTGCCATCATGGCGGCCGCAGCATGAAGGTCACCAGCTTTCTCCGCGATCAGGGTTTTGCCGGAGCGCAAAACATGGAAGGCGGCATCGATCAGTGGTCGCTGGAAATCGACCCCTCCCTGCCCCGGTATTGA
- the asnB gene encoding asparagine synthase (glutamine-hydrolyzing), which produces MCGIAGAIWSDPAFAVEEEILQRMTDLLRHRGPDAEGHYRSDYRLRPPYDAMPGVALGHRRLSIIDLAGGAQPLANEDDTVWVVFNGEIYNFPELRNRLEGAGHRFRTHSDTETIVHLYEDEGPACFEHLNGMFSIAIWDQNKRRLVLGRDRLGQKPLFYRPEAQRLSFASELKSLLAIPGAPRELDPNAVDEYLCYQYVPHPQCIFRGYRKLQPGHYAVFQDGVLTVEPYWRPDFQHEQHIRAADAVPQLQELLRSSVKMRMQADVPLGAFLSGGVDSSLIVALMQQQSDRPVKTFSIGFPQAAFDETKYARQVAQHLGAEHHEFQVTPDGVSILPQLVWHYDEPMADSSAIPTWYVSEQTRQHVTVALTGDGGDELFAGYQRYRAVGLAGMLDRAGVSRLLGARIWQRMPSSGQQKSRLRQLKRFSEALSQSPQRRYLDWVSIFQESRRAELYTDAFTAKLADSDPLDFLAAAWSRADGRDPITAASLADLTTYLPCDLMTKVDIASMAQGLECRQPFLDYRLVEFAASLPIGLKYQRGRGKLLLRQAFGDLLPENIWQRKKMGFGVPLDHWFRHELKEMAYDTLLDEQTRQRGIFRPESVSNLLEEHQSGRFDHSLRLWSLLLLELWLREWMP; this is translated from the coding sequence ATGTGCGGCATTGCCGGCGCGATCTGGTCGGACCCTGCGTTCGCGGTGGAGGAGGAAATCCTGCAGCGGATGACGGACCTGCTGCGCCATCGCGGTCCCGACGCGGAGGGACATTACCGGAGCGATTACCGGCTGCGTCCGCCGTACGACGCCATGCCGGGCGTGGCGCTGGGGCATCGGCGTCTTTCGATCATTGATCTGGCCGGCGGGGCCCAGCCGCTGGCGAACGAGGACGACACGGTCTGGGTTGTTTTCAACGGTGAGATTTATAACTTCCCCGAGCTGCGGAATCGGCTGGAAGGCGCCGGCCATCGCTTTCGCACGCACTCCGATACGGAAACGATCGTCCACCTTTACGAGGACGAAGGCCCGGCCTGCTTTGAGCATCTCAACGGCATGTTCTCGATCGCCATCTGGGACCAGAACAAACGGCGCCTGGTGCTGGGCCGCGACCGGCTGGGACAGAAGCCATTGTTCTATCGGCCGGAAGCCCAGCGGCTGTCCTTCGCCAGCGAACTGAAGAGCCTGCTGGCCATTCCCGGCGCCCCGCGGGAGCTGGATCCGAACGCGGTCGATGAGTATTTGTGCTATCAGTATGTGCCGCATCCGCAGTGTATTTTTCGCGGGTATCGAAAACTGCAGCCGGGCCATTACGCCGTGTTCCAGGATGGCGTGCTGACCGTGGAGCCGTACTGGCGCCCCGACTTCCAGCACGAACAGCACATCCGCGCAGCCGACGCCGTGCCGCAGCTGCAGGAACTGCTGCGTTCTTCGGTGAAAATGCGGATGCAGGCCGACGTGCCGCTGGGGGCGTTCCTGTCCGGCGGGGTCGATTCTTCGCTGATTGTCGCCCTGATGCAGCAGCAGTCGGATCGTCCGGTGAAAACGTTCAGCATCGGCTTTCCCCAGGCCGCTTTCGACGAAACAAAGTACGCCCGGCAGGTGGCCCAGCACCTGGGCGCCGAGCATCATGAGTTCCAGGTGACGCCCGACGGCGTATCGATTCTGCCGCAGCTGGTCTGGCACTACGACGAGCCGATGGCGGACAGCTCGGCGATCCCCACGTGGTACGTTTCCGAACAAACCCGGCAGCATGTGACGGTCGCCCTGACCGGCGACGGCGGCGATGAACTGTTTGCTGGTTACCAGCGGTACCGGGCCGTGGGGCTGGCCGGCATGCTGGATCGGGCTGGAGTGAGCCGGTTGCTGGGCGCCAGGATCTGGCAGCGGATGCCGTCGTCGGGCCAGCAGAAATCGCGGCTGCGGCAGCTCAAACGATTCAGCGAAGCCCTGTCGCAATCGCCACAGCGGCGCTACCTGGACTGGGTCTCCATTTTCCAGGAGAGCCGCCGGGCCGAACTCTACACCGATGCATTCACGGCGAAACTGGCCGATTCCGACCCGCTGGATTTCCTGGCCGCCGCCTGGAGCCGGGCCGACGGTCGCGACCCGATCACGGCCGCTTCGCTGGCCGATTTGACGACCTATCTGCCGTGCGACCTGATGACGAAGGTCGACATCGCCTCCATGGCGCAGGGACTGGAATGTCGCCAGCCGTTTCTGGATTATCGACTGGTCGAGTTTGCGGCGTCGCTGCCGATCGGACTCAAATACCAGCGCGGCCGCGGCAAGTTGCTGCTCCGCCAGGCGTTTGGCGACCTGTTGCCGGAGAACATCTGGCAGCGCAAGAAGATGGGCTTCGGCGTGCCGCTGGATCACTGGTTCCGGCACGAGCTGAAAGAGATGGCGTACGACACGCTGCTCGACGAACAGACCCGGCAGCGCGGCATTTTTCGGCCCGAGAGCGTCTCGAACCTGCTGGAAGAGCACCAGTCCGGCCGGTTCGACCACAGCCTGCGGCTATGGTCCCTCCTGCTGCTGGAACTATGGCTCCGCGAATGGATGCCGTAA